The Aerosakkonema funiforme FACHB-1375 genome contains the following window.
AGCCCAATACCAAATCGGTTTTGGCGGTACTTGTTAACAGTTGCGATACTAGCTGCCGTTTACGGTGGCGCGGGAAAACTAGCATTACAAATTCCGAGTATTGTACCACAGGTAACGCCCCTTTATCCACCAGCAGGGATAAGCCAAGCCGCTCTTTTACTGTTGGGGCTGCGAGTATGGCCTGGAGTGATGTTAGGAGACTTCTTTGTTTCGCTATCATTAGGTGTATCGCCGATCGTCGCCCTGGCTATGGGAGCTTCCGCCAGCTTGCAAGCCCTGACAAGTACCGCTTTGTTAAAACGCTACAAAGTCAAGCTTAATTTAGAACGCCCTCAAGACGTTCTGGCATTTGTAACGCTCTCGGCAATGCTCTCGACAACTTTAAGCTCCACATTCAGCGTGTTGCTCTTATGCGCGAACGGCATACAACCTTGGCGCAATTTTGGCATAACTTGGTTAAGTTGGTGGCTGGGAGATGTAATGGGAGTTCTGGTCGTAACGCCAGTTTTGTTAAGTTGGTGTACCGTAAATCTGCCCAAACGTCCCGTTTCGCCCCAGACGATGCGAAAGTCCTTGCAATATATAGATGCGGGTATTTTGCTAATCTTGCTGATCGCAGTTAGCTGGGTGGTGTTTACGTGGCAAACAAAAGGAGCGATCGCCCGCTATCCTTTTGAGTATCTGCCTTTTCCGTTAGTAGTTTGGGTCGCATTTCGATTTAAACAACGGGGAAGCGTCGTTGCTACCCTGTTTCTCTGCTCAATAGCTATCTGGGGCACAGGACAAGGAGTTGGGCCCTTTCAGAATCACACCAATAATCCTATAGAAGCCGTTCTGTCTTTACAAGCTTTCGTAGCAGTCGTCAGTATCGCCGCCCTGCTGCTAGCCGCGACTGTAGCCGAACTGCAACAAGTTCAGAAGTCGCTGCACTCCAGTCAAGCCAGTTTAGCCGACGCCCAGCGCATTGCCCATTTGGGAAGTTGGGATTTAGACTTGATCGAACAGCAATGGCATTGGTCTGAAGAACTTTATCGCATTTTGGGATATTCTCCTCATACTTTTGCGCCCAACTGCGAAACTTTTTTGCGAACGGTTCACGCGGAAGACCGCGAGTGGGTGAAAAATTCGCTGCAAGAAGCGTTAACGCAGGAAAAACCTTATAGCATTAATTACCGAATTGTGCGACCCAACGGTGAAGAAAGGGTTATCCGCGAACAAACGGAAATCATTCGGGATATAGATAAAATGCCCATTCGCATTACGGGGACGATTCAAGATATTACAAAACAAAAGCGAGTCGAGCAAGCATTAATCCAATCGGAAGCACAGTTACTCGAACTTGCCCACAATCTCGACCTTAAGGTACATGAAAGAACTCAACAATTGCAACAAAA
Protein-coding sequences here:
- a CDS encoding MASE1 domain-containing protein encodes the protein MSPIPNRFWRYLLTVAILAAVYGGAGKLALQIPSIVPQVTPLYPPAGISQAALLLLGLRVWPGVMLGDFFVSLSLGVSPIVALAMGASASLQALTSTALLKRYKVKLNLERPQDVLAFVTLSAMLSTTLSSTFSVLLLCANGIQPWRNFGITWLSWWLGDVMGVLVVTPVLLSWCTVNLPKRPVSPQTMRKSLQYIDAGILLILLIAVSWVVFTWQTKGAIARYPFEYLPFPLVVWVAFRFKQRGSVVATLFLCSIAIWGTGQGVGPFQNHTNNPIEAVLSLQAFVAVVSIAALLLAATVAELQQVQKSLHSSQASLADAQRIAHLGSWDLDLIEQQWHWSEELYRILGYSPHTFAPNCETFLRTVHAEDREWVKNSLQEALTQEKPYSINYRIVRPNGEERVIREQTEIIRDIDKMPIRITGTIQDITKQKRVEQALIQSEAQLLELAHNLDLKVHERTQQLQQKNEELAQSLKTLQETQQQLIQSEKMSSLGSLVAGVAHEINNPVNFIYGNITHVREYTKSLLDLIDLYQQECQHTSFEIKDCIESSDLEFVKADLPKILSSMQAGADRIRQIVLSLRNFSRLDEAHMKPVDIHHGIESALLLLQQRLKSFRNTGIDAIKDYSKLPLVECYPGQLNQVFMNILTNAIDAIESLPETKLQRAVITIQTRMLSSDRVLIKIADTGSGMTPVVKARIFDPFFTTKPVGKGTGLGLSISYQIIVEHHKGQIKCISEPGKGTEFHIEIPLWQSR